Proteins from a single region of Amblyomma americanum isolate KBUSLIRL-KWMA chromosome 10, ASM5285725v1, whole genome shotgun sequence:
- the LOC144106731 gene encoding phenylalanine dehydrogenase-like codes for MLRGPQLLLRRLLRRQQRGHCSSTSSGHPAPASKSRGDLLSLRPAELVEFLRSRGIQRCYAVCGDGGRVTVSHPELQELADWLSSGSEPQFRGHEAVLMQLGIRTGCLLTAFLWRTDRGQAYGGIRLQPYSSVEQLLRDGLRQSTLLGIKAALAGVWLGGGKGIIPQPENRQHVQPDFRQALFFDYGDFLSSLNGCYVAGLDVGVNSQDMANVHVRTHWAVNVPGDMGGSANASPLLARGVICALEAMLEHAQMGTLRGKRVCIQGAGSIGREVALNLADHGLAQLHVTDVYQKRCDDIADLLTPKLGNRLQVSRVPLGDLSLLSEPCDIFVPCAVPHILTPESIPRVEAKIVCGPVNEQRLSDADCDLLDEHGVLYVPEYLFNRMAVVSSAYEMYGRMQPDPEMEKHFGRSWEHSIGNLVRHVLRESAERGCSTVAVADELAERWSRQLHPLWPGRARALLAALLAHGWHRGRDFWRQRHNFPNTHGYAG; via the exons ATGTTGCGAGGCCCGCAGCTGCTTCTGCGGCGCTTgctgcggcggcagcagcgcGGCCACTGCAGCTCGACGTCTTCGGGACACCCGGCGCCGGCATCCAAGAGTCGGGGCGACTTGTTGTCCCTGCGCCCTGCGGAGCTGGTCGAATTCCTGCGTTCCCGGGGCATCCAGCGCTGCTATGCCGTGTGCGGCGACGGAGGTCGGGTGACCGTGTCGCATCCCGAACTGCAGGAGCTGGCCGACTGGCTCAGTTCGGGCTCCGAGCCGCAGTTCCGTGGCCACGAGGCGGTCCTCATGCAGCTCGGCATTCGCACCGGCTGCCTGCTGACGGCTTTCCTCTGGCGCACCGACCGTGGACAGGCT TATGGAGGCATCCGGCTGCAACCATATTCAAGCGTTGAGCAACTGCTACGGGATGGTCTGCGTCAGTCCACCTTGCTTGGAATAAAAGCTGCCCTGGCCGGCGTCTG GCTGGGTGGCGGCAAAGGCATCATTCCGCAGCCAGAGAACCGGCAACATGTTCAACCCGATTTCCGGCAGGCGCTCTTCTTCGACTACGGGGACTTTCTTTCCTCCCTTAACGGCTGCTATG TGGCAGGCCTGGATGTCGGCGTAAATAGCCAGGACATGGCTAATGTACATGTGCGCACCCATTGGGCTGTCAACGTGCCAGGAGACATGGGTGGATCTGCCAACGCTTCACCACTGCTGGCCCGAG GTGTCATCTGTGCCCTGGAGGCCATGTTGGAGCATGCCCAAATGGGTACTCTACGGGGAAAGCGTGTCTGTATTCAGGGTGCTGGAAGCATTG GACGTGAAGTGGCGCTCAACCTCGCGGACCACGGGTTGGCGCAGCTTCATGTCACTGACGTCTACCAGAAACGCTGCGATGACATCGCCGACCTACTTACGCCAAAG CTTGGCAACCGGCTACAAGTATCACGTGTACCCCTTGGAGATCTGAGCCTGCTGTCCGAGCCTTGTGACATTTTCGTGCCCTGCGCTGTGCCCCAT ATCCTGACACCGGAAAGCATCCCCCGGGTGGAAGCCAAGATCGTGTGTGGTCCTGTGAATGAACAGCGGCTCTCGGACGCCGACTGCGACCTCTTGGACGAGCACGGCGTCCTGTATGTGCCGGAGTACCTCTTCAACCGCATG GCGGTGGTGAGCTCGGCATACGAGATGTACGGACGCATGCAGCCCGACCCCGAGATGGAGAAACACTTTGGCCGCAGCTGGGAGCACTCG ATCGGGAATCTGGTGCGACACGTCCTACGCGAGTCAGCGGAGCGTGGTTGCAGCACGGTGGCTGTGGCCGATGAGCTGGCCGAGCGTTGGTCACGGCAGTTGCACCCGCTCTGGCCTGGGCGTGCGCGGGCGCTGCTCGCTGCCTTGCTGGCGCACGGCTGGCACCGGGGTCGAGACTTCTGGCGCCAGAGGCACAACTTCCCGAACACACACGGGTATGCTGGATGA